Proteins from a single region of Methanobrevibacter olleyae:
- a CDS encoding anthranilate synthase component II, translating to MILLVDNYDSFVYNLYQYIGEALANIKGYDLTSKEDLAKIYNEIKVIRNDEMNIDEISDLNPDYIILSPGPGKPSNAGISKEIVKEYIAKDIPILGVCLGHQAICEALGSNIIHAKELMHGKTSIIKLSDDFIFNDLDDEIQIARYHSLAVEKMSLSDDLDILAKTDDGEIMAVKYKNSNIYGFQFHPESILTPDGLKIIENFLNLK from the coding sequence ATGATTTTATTAGTGGATAATTATGATAGTTTTGTTTATAATTTATACCAATACATTGGAGAGGCTTTAGCTAATATAAAAGGCTATGATTTAACTAGTAAAGAAGATTTAGCTAAAATTTATAATGAAATTAAAGTTATTCGTAATGATGAAATGAATATTGATGAAATAAGTGACTTAAATCCGGATTATATTATCTTATCTCCAGGTCCTGGAAAACCATCAAATGCAGGTATTTCTAAGGAGATTGTTAAAGAGTATATTGCTAAGGATATTCCTATTTTAGGAGTATGTCTTGGTCACCAAGCTATTTGTGAGGCACTTGGGTCTAATATCATACATGCTAAAGAGTTAATGCATGGTAAAACATCTATTATAAAACTTAGTGATGATTTTATTTTCAATGATTTAGATGATGAGATTCAAATAGCTCGTTATCATTCTTTAGCTGTTGAAAAGATGAGTTTATCTGATGATTTGGATATTTTAGCTAAAACAGATGATGGTGAAATAATGGCTGTAAAATATAAAAACTCTAATATTTATGGCTTTCAATTCCACCCAGAGTCTATATTAACTCCAGATGGATTAAAAATTATTGAAAACTTTTTAAACTTAAAATAG
- the trpC gene encoding indole-3-glycerol phosphate synthase TrpC, which translates to MILDKITEKTYKRVEKLKKQCSLEEIKQKALSMEITLEGDSAYPFENALKKEGMSYICEIKKASPSKGDIVLEDGFDAVRIGKEYEKAGASAISILTEPYFFKGDNKYLKSVSENVSIPILRKDFVVDEYTIYEAKTIGASAVLLICSILDKETLKNYIELAHSLGLSALVEAHDEEELLTAIDCGARIIGVNNRNLKDFTVDFNNAINLRKLISKDIIFVCESGVKRKEDIDLLKENNVNVVLIGELLMKSDDKAKMIDYLEGE; encoded by the coding sequence ATGATTCTAGATAAAATCACTGAAAAAACCTATAAAAGAGTTGAAAAGTTAAAAAAACAATGTTCTTTAGAAGAAATTAAGCAAAAAGCTTTATCTATGGAAATAACTCTTGAAGGAGATAGTGCTTATCCCTTTGAAAATGCTCTTAAAAAAGAAGGAATGTCTTATATTTGTGAGATTAAAAAAGCGTCCCCTTCTAAAGGAGACATTGTTCTTGAAGATGGTTTTGATGCAGTGAGAATTGGAAAAGAATATGAAAAGGCTGGGGCATCAGCAATTTCAATACTTACAGAACCATATTTTTTTAAAGGAGACAATAAATACTTAAAATCTGTATCAGAGAATGTAAGTATTCCAATTCTTAGAAAGGATTTTGTTGTAGATGAATATACAATCTATGAAGCTAAAACAATAGGTGCAAGTGCTGTATTGTTGATTTGCTCTATTTTAGATAAAGAAACTCTAAAGAATTATATTGAATTAGCACATTCTCTTGGTTTATCTGCACTTGTTGAAGCACATGATGAAGAAGAACTTCTCACTGCTATTGATTGTGGAGCAAGGATTATTGGAGTGAATAATCGTAATTTAAAAGATTTTACAGTTGATTTTAATAATGCAATAAACCTTAGAAAATTAATCTCAAAGGATATAATCTTTGTTTGTGAAAGTGGTGTTAAAAGAAAAGAAGATATTGATTTATTAAAAGAAAACAATGTTAATGTAGTTTTAATAGGTGAACTTTTAATGAAAAGTGATGATAAGGCAAAAATGATTGATTATTTAGAAGGTGAGTAA
- the trpD gene encoding anthranilate phosphoribosyltransferase, whose amino-acid sequence MTFIEDAILKLSNKEDLSFELAKGAMDEIMRGEATNVQISSYLTALSFKGETIDEISGSAVSMRNNATRLECDMPTLEIVGTGGDSSNSFNISTTSAFVISAAGVPVTKHGNRSASSKCGAADVLEALGVNINLDPKESFKILNEIGMSFLFAQKYHSAMKYVAPVRSELGIKTIFNILGPLANPAFASYELMGVYSEELVEPLANVLNNIGVNAMVVYGQDGLDEISASAPTTVCEVRNGELLKYTIKPEDFGFKSCSKEDLVGGDSEFNAQITRNILSGEMGPKRNVVLLNSGAALYLAGKVNTIEEGVELAEDIIDRGLAKKQLNEFIRLSNA is encoded by the coding sequence ATGACTTTTATTGAAGATGCAATATTAAAATTATCAAATAAAGAAGATTTATCATTTGAATTGGCAAAAGGCGCTATGGATGAAATAATGAGGGGAGAAGCAACCAATGTTCAAATTAGTTCTTATCTTACTGCACTATCATTTAAAGGAGAAACAATAGATGAAATATCTGGTTCTGCAGTATCTATGAGAAATAATGCAACACGTCTTGAATGTGATATGCCGACTCTTGAAATTGTTGGAACTGGTGGAGACTCTTCAAATTCATTTAATATATCTACTACATCTGCTTTTGTAATATCTGCTGCAGGAGTGCCTGTTACAAAACATGGAAATCGTTCTGCATCAAGTAAATGTGGTGCTGCAGATGTACTTGAAGCTCTTGGTGTAAATATTAATTTAGATCCTAAAGAAAGTTTTAAAATACTTAATGAAATTGGAATGAGCTTTCTATTTGCACAAAAATATCATAGTGCTATGAAATATGTAGCTCCTGTACGTAGTGAGCTTGGAATAAAGACAATTTTTAATATTCTTGGCCCGCTTGCAAATCCTGCCTTTGCTAGCTATGAATTAATGGGCGTTTACTCTGAAGAACTTGTAGAACCTCTTGCAAATGTTTTAAATAATATTGGTGTAAATGCAATGGTTGTTTATGGTCAAGATGGGCTTGATGAAATATCTGCAAGTGCTCCAACAACAGTATGTGAAGTAAGAAATGGTGAACTTCTTAAATATACTATAAAACCTGAAGATTTTGGTTTTAAATCATGCTCTAAAGAAGATCTAGTTGGTGGAGATTCTGAATTTAATGCACAAATCACTCGCAATATTTTGTCTGGTGAAATGGGTCCTAAAAGAAATGTGGTTTTACTTAATTCAGGTGCAGCTTTATACCTTGCAGGTAAAGTAAATACTATTGAAGAAGGTGTAGAATTAGCAGAAGATATTATTGATCGTGGCCTTGCTAAAAAACAATTAAATGAGTTTATTAGGTTATCCAATGCTTAA